The Candidatus Binataceae bacterium region TAGCGCGAATCGGCCAGCCCGACGCGCAAATCCAGCGCCAGCGCGAGTTCGAGTCCCTCGTCACTGGCGTCGCCGTTGAGAATCGCAACGGTGGGCTTCGCGATCGCCGCCAAGGTCTCGACCAGCCGCCGATCAACGTCGTACTCGAAGCCGGCGCAAAATGTTTTGTCCGCGCCGGTGATCGCCAGCGCCAGGATCGAGTCGTCGTCCTCGACCGTCTCGGCGAGATCCATCAGCTCAGCGCCCATCCGGCGGCTGATCCGATTACCAATGGTGGGGGCGGCGAGCGTCGCCGTCAGACAGCCACCGTCGAGCGCGAGTTCGATCGCGCCATGAACGGCAGACGGCGCGCCGACGCGGCCTTTGACGAGGGCGCGCCGGGCGTCCGCAGCATGGTTCGAGGACGCCGCCGATTTCTGCCGCTTCGCCGTTATTCGCCTCGTCGAAAAACTGTCAGGCGGCGCCGGCGTTCTCACGCGCGTGCAGCTCTTTGCGTAAGATCTTGCCCAGCGCGTTCTTGGGCAA contains the following coding sequences:
- a CDS encoding enoyl-CoA hydratase/isomerase family protein, yielding MRTPAPPDSFSTRRITAKRQKSAASSNHAADARRALVKGRVGAPSAVHGAIELALDGGCLTATLAAPTIGNRISRRMGAELMDLAETVEDDDSILALAITGADKTFCAGFEYDVDRRLVETLAAIAKPTVAILNGDASDEGLELALALDLRVGLADSRYALTQLERGELPHFGGTQRLPRLIGAAEALRMLLTGAPLSAAEAMRLGLITYLAQDRDELAMVARDLLATLAERSPLGLRMVKDAVRKGYDMTVEQGVRLEEDLYALLQTTADRAEGVRAFLEKRKPLFKGS